The following are encoded together in the Daucus carota subsp. sativus chromosome 5, DH1 v3.0, whole genome shotgun sequence genome:
- the LOC135152823 gene encoding uncharacterized protein LOC135152823 yields MPPRRQNRANNRDDNNDNNNPEPTMAQILQILAQQTANLTQQQERQANPQVTFKNFQSVNPPEFKGSADPIEARVWLKEIEKAFVLVKVRDEQKTEFASYYLKEEATYWWESVRAMEGTEDVTWGRFKELFLEKYFPQFLQDRMELQFLELKQGGMSVAEYEKKFAELARFVPTYLDTDRKRAKRFQQGLKAWIRGKVAILELDTYAAVVQKAMIAETESEMSQKEKEGKKRKPEHHEGQFQQGRFQNFNHPKKGKFQQGRNPTFKKPDVGGSGQGNRTAIGNQPRPPLPECQICGKRHGGICNRLNVVCYKCNQKGHYSRECQNPPARNPMIRDQPARNQPNRTPAAGITCFRCGKPGHMVRDCKVPAPGNPTLRIMGSTPVVPEVPKARTYNMTMRDAVQDADVVAGTLTVNSLCAKVLIDSGATRSFISEDFVPKLNCPIELLNEVMNIELANQERVPVSQVYRNCEVEILGKKFCADLIPFKLGEFDVILGMDWLSKHNAQIDCRSKKVMLKTPNEKTIVFRGQK; encoded by the coding sequence ATGCCTCCCAGAAGACAAAACCGTGCAAACAACCGTgatgataacaatgataataACAATCCAGAACCTACAATGGCCCAGATTCTTCAGATCTTGGCCCAACAGACTGCCAACCTGACTCAGCAGCAGGAAAGGCAGGCTAATCCCCAGGTTACTTTCAAAAACTTTCAGTCTGTTAATCCCCCAGAGTTTAAGGGTTCAGCGGACCCTATTGAGGCTAGGGTATGGTTGAAAGAAATTGAAAAGGCATTTGTGTTAGTCAAAGTGAGGGATGAGCAGAAGACTGAGTTTGCTAGTTATTATCTGAAGGAGGAGGCCACCTATTGGTGGGAGTCTGTGAGAGCAATGGAAGGGACAGAGGATGTTACCTGGGGTAGGTTTAAGGAGTTGTTTTTGGAGAAATACTTTCCTCAATTTCTCCAGGATCGAATGGAGTTGCAGTTTTTAGAATTGAAGCAAGGGGGCATGTCTGTGGCTGAGTATGAGAAAAAGTTTGCTgaattggctaggtttgttCCGACCTATTTAGATACCGACAGGAAAAGAGCTAAGAGATTCCAACAGGGGTTAAAAGCATGGATCAGGGGAAAAGTAGCCATACTGGAATTAGATACTTATGCAGCTGTAGTTCAGAAGGCAATGATAGCGGAAACGGAAAGCGAAATGTCTCAGAAAGAGAAAGAGGGAAAGAAGCGTAAGCCAGAGCATCACGAGGGACAGTTTCAACAGGGAAGGTTTCAGAACTTTAATCAcccgaagaaagggaaatttcagCAGGGGAGAAATCCCACTTTTAAGAAGCCAGATGTAGGTGGTAGTGGACAAGGTAACCGTACAGCTATTGGAAATCAACCAAGGCCTCCACTGCCGGAGTGCCAGATATGTGGAAAGAGACACGGGGGAATCTGTAATAGATTGAATGTGGTGTGTTATAAGTGTAACCAGAAGGGACACTATTCTAGGGAATGTCAGAACCCACCAGCACGGAACCCAATGATTCGAGACCAACCAGCAAGGAACCAACCAAATAGGACTCCAGCAGCTGGGATAACATGTTTTAGGTGTGGAAAACCAGGACATATGGTGAGGGATTGCAaagtaccagctccaggtaACCCTACACTTAGAATTATGGGATCCACTCCAGTAGTCCCAGAAGTTCCTAAAGCCAGAACCTACAACATGACTATGAGGGATGCAGTCCAGGATGCAGAtgtggtggcaggtacgcttactgtgaattctttatgtgccaaggttttgattgattctggagctactagatcgttTATTTCTGAAGATTTTGTGCCTAAGTTGAATTGTCCTATAGAATTGCTTAATGAGGTTATGAATATAGAGTTGGCTAATCAGGAACGTGTCCCTGTTAGCCAAGTTTATAGGAATTGTGAAGTTGAGATCTTAGGAAAGAAAttttgtgccgacttgatacctttcaagttgggagagtttgatgttattttagggatggattggttatCGAAGCATAATGCTCAGATAGATTGTCGTAGTAAAAAGGTGATGTTAAAAACACCGAATGAGAAGACGATAGTATTTCGAGGGCAGAAATAG